A window of the Planctomycetota bacterium genome harbors these coding sequences:
- a CDS encoding fibronectin type III domain-containing protein: MKRLVCGRAAVAVALVGMTVSGISGEARGGPAAAGAAAPSYLIYAGWYGNTIPTPSFVRDNRAFLETQPFDGLVLYLRNPSMTVNVTTGVMTGTPMSYETMMSVLEPVRGLPFSTLTQNFALIFGSTPPDFFDSWTVTVQNFANAARAVRDSGLKGIVFDNEQYFRPWANYPDGVRYPSRSLKEYQDQARLRGREVMQAMVAQFPEIVVITLHGPYVSEPKAPASLGFPQWWMGNELLGPFFAGFMEGKGAAAVNVDGGELYTLRTAEQFQGSYLWRRYDIASDAVNCAFIPPALRAVWPDRSNIGFGVYDRPFGGASMDPTILRATIANALRQADRYVWFYAEASTYLLPPSRGGASDVWVSALRQGRLDAAAGTAPAAPANLRATAVSPTRVDLVWTDGATNESGFRIERKTGLAGTWSQVATPGANATSWSDATVQASTAYVYRVRAYNAAGASAWSNEAGVTTPAPPPPSSGGTLRVTSFTLINADTDEPIAGFDPLQNGTILNLGGLPTRNLSVRANTDPATVGSVRFEYDGDTDYRIENARPYCIAGDGPGGDYLPWTPSVGTHALTAVPYTNADAGGAAGEGLTIAFSVVDLPPAGGVPGGGGASCGLLGAEGALGLLVWGAARRWRRARRRVS, encoded by the coding sequence ATGAAGCGCCTCGTCTGTGGAAGGGCCGCCGTCGCCGTCGCGCTCGTGGGGATGACCGTTTCGGGGATATCGGGGGAGGCGCGGGGAGGCCCGGCGGCGGCCGGGGCGGCCGCGCCCTCGTATCTGATCTACGCCGGCTGGTACGGCAATACGATCCCGACGCCGAGCTTCGTGCGCGACAACCGCGCGTTCCTGGAGACCCAGCCGTTCGACGGCCTGGTGCTCTACCTGCGCAACCCGTCCATGACCGTGAACGTGACGACGGGCGTGATGACCGGGACGCCGATGTCGTACGAGACCATGATGTCGGTTCTGGAGCCCGTGCGCGGGCTTCCGTTCTCCACCCTGACCCAGAACTTCGCGCTCATTTTCGGCAGCACGCCGCCGGATTTCTTCGACAGCTGGACGGTGACCGTCCAGAACTTCGCCAACGCGGCGCGGGCGGTGCGGGACTCGGGTCTGAAGGGAATCGTTTTCGACAACGAGCAGTATTTCCGTCCATGGGCGAACTATCCGGACGGCGTCCGGTATCCGAGCCGGTCGCTCAAGGAGTATCAGGACCAGGCGCGGCTGCGCGGCCGGGAGGTTATGCAGGCGATGGTGGCGCAGTTCCCGGAGATCGTCGTGATCACGCTTCACGGGCCGTATGTCTCCGAGCCCAAGGCGCCGGCGTCCCTGGGGTTCCCGCAGTGGTGGATGGGGAACGAGCTGCTGGGGCCGTTCTTCGCGGGCTTCATGGAGGGGAAGGGCGCCGCGGCGGTCAATGTGGACGGCGGGGAGCTTTACACCCTGCGGACGGCCGAGCAGTTTCAGGGTTCCTATCTCTGGCGCCGGTACGACATCGCCTCGGACGCCGTGAACTGCGCGTTCATCCCGCCGGCGCTTCGGGCGGTCTGGCCGGACCGGTCGAACATCGGGTTCGGGGTCTACGATCGGCCGTTCGGAGGGGCGTCGATGGACCCGACGATTCTGCGGGCGACGATCGCCAACGCCCTCCGGCAGGCGGACCGCTACGTCTGGTTCTACGCGGAGGCGTCCACGTATCTGCTGCCGCCGAGCCGCGGGGGCGCGAGCGACGTCTGGGTCAGCGCGCTTCGGCAGGGGAGGCTGGACGCCGCGGCGGGGACGGCGCCGGCGGCGCCGGCGAACCTGCGCGCGACGGCCGTTTCGCCGACGCGGGTGGATCTCGTCTGGACGGACGGCGCGACGAACGAGAGCGGCTTCCGGATCGAGCGCAAAACGGGGCTTGCGGGGACCTGGTCGCAGGTGGCGACTCCGGGGGCGAACGCGACCTCCTGGAGCGACGCGACCGTTCAGGCGTCCACCGCGTACGTCTACCGCGTGCGGGCGTACAACGCCGCGGGCGCCTCGGCGTGGTCGAACGAGGCGGGCGTGACGACGCCGGCGCCTCCTCCGCCGTCGTCGGGCGGGACGCTCCGGGTGACGAGCTTCACGCTGATCAACGCCGACACCGACGAGCCGATCGCCGGCTTCGATCCGCTCCAGAACGGGACGATTCTGAACCTGGGGGGACTTCCGACGCGCAACCTGAGCGTACGGGCGAACACGGACCCGGCCACTGTGGGGAGCGTGCGGTTCGAATACGACGGCGACACGGACTACCGGATCGAGAACGCGCGTCCGTACTGCATCGCGGGCGACGGCCCGGGAGGGGATTATCTGCCCTGGACGCCGTCGGTAGGGACGCATGCTCTGACCGCGGTGCCCTACACGAACGCCGACGCGGGCGGCGCGGCGGGCGAGGGGTTGACGATCGCCTTTTCCGTGGTGGATCTCCCGCCGGCCGGGGGCGTTCCGGGCGGCGGTGGGGCCTCGTGCGGGCTGCTCGGGGCGGAGGGGGCGCTCGGCCTGCTCGTCTGGGGAGCGGCGCGGCGTTGGAGGCGCGCGAGGCGGCGCGTTTCCTGA
- a CDS encoding aminotransferase class I/II-fold pyridoxal phosphate-dependent enzyme, whose protein sequence is MERIFLSPPHLTGEERAFVEDALASNWVAPLGPHVEAFEREFAAAVGARHAVATSSGTAALHLALKLAGVRPGDRVFVSTLTFAGGVHPILYEGASPVFVDSEEASWNMDPALLAEGLDEAARRGERPRAVVVAHLYGQSANLDPILDACRRHGVALVEDAAEALGATYRGASPGTFGRAGIYSFNGNKIITTSGGGMLVTADAAAAARARHWASQARDPAPHYEHSELGYNYRMSNVLAALGRAQLRALEDRVRRRRANFEFYRRALGDLEGISFMPEAPQGRSTRWLTAIEIEPEAFGATREDVRLALERANIEARPVWKPMHLQPLYAGFPRIGGRVAERLFERGLCLPSGSRMTDEDRARVVEAVRSCRGMRCASRPSP, encoded by the coding sequence ATGGAACGGATTTTCCTCTCCCCTCCGCACCTGACGGGGGAGGAGCGGGCGTTCGTGGAGGACGCCCTGGCGTCGAACTGGGTGGCGCCGCTGGGGCCGCATGTGGAAGCGTTCGAGCGGGAATTCGCCGCCGCGGTGGGCGCGCGTCATGCGGTCGCCACGAGCAGCGGCACGGCCGCGCTCCACCTGGCGCTCAAGCTCGCCGGCGTCCGGCCGGGAGACCGGGTCTTCGTGTCGACCCTCACCTTCGCGGGAGGCGTCCATCCGATCCTCTACGAAGGCGCGTCGCCCGTCTTCGTCGATTCCGAGGAGGCTTCCTGGAACATGGATCCGGCGCTTCTGGCGGAAGGTCTGGACGAGGCGGCGCGGCGCGGGGAGCGACCGAGGGCGGTGGTCGTGGCGCACCTGTACGGGCAGAGCGCGAACCTTGATCCGATTCTCGACGCTTGCCGGCGTCACGGGGTGGCGCTCGTCGAGGACGCCGCCGAGGCCCTGGGGGCGACGTACCGGGGCGCATCGCCCGGGACGTTCGGACGCGCGGGGATCTACTCCTTCAACGGCAACAAGATCATCACGACTTCGGGGGGCGGCATGCTGGTGACGGCGGACGCGGCGGCGGCGGCGCGGGCGCGGCACTGGGCCTCCCAGGCGCGCGATCCCGCGCCGCACTACGAACACTCCGAGCTCGGCTACAACTACCGGATGAGCAACGTTCTGGCGGCCCTCGGCCGGGCTCAGTTGCGGGCCCTGGAAGACCGCGTCCGGCGGCGGCGGGCGAACTTCGAATTCTATCGGCGCGCGCTCGGGGATCTCGAGGGGATCTCGTTCATGCCCGAGGCGCCGCAGGGGCGTTCCACGCGATGGCTGACGGCGATCGAAATCGAGCCCGAAGCGTTCGGGGCCACGCGCGAGGATGTCCGGCTCGCCCTGGAGCGGGCGAACATCGAAGCGCGACCCGTGTGGAAGCCCATGCACCTTCAGCCGCTCTATGCGGGGTTCCCTCGGATCGGGGGGCGCGTCGCCGAGCGGCTCTTCGAGCGGGGGCTTTGCCTGCCCAGCGGGAGCCGAATGACGGACGAGGATCGGGCACGGGTGGTCGAGGCGGTTCGGTCGTGCCGGGGGATGCGGTGCGCGTCGCGGCCGTCGCCCTGA
- a CDS encoding GNAT family N-acetyltransferase, protein MTASVAAGLRILDASVPAERAAWLSAWARCPGEEIMAHPDYVRLFARPGDKALAAVAETDRGGVLYPILLRPLAAEPWAEGERAWDLTNAYGYGGPFAWGVTPEEAEAFWDAFDAWATEQGVATAFSRLSVFEDRLLPWRGERVLHGPVIVRALDLPEKELLRDYVQKTADQVRRYLRGGLEFDFDLDGRRLEEFMRLYGDTMDRRQASAFYRFPRSFFEALARDLRGRFAVASVSLRGEVVSCDLMLFSKEEVWGFLLGTRADALALHVNEYMRHRTFLRCRELGRKRYVLGGGYRPGDGILHFKRTFAPRGEMPFHLARRVYDAPAVERLVARRAAWERARGTSWSPDPGFFPPYRA, encoded by the coding sequence ATGACGGCTTCGGTCGCGGCCGGTTTGCGGATCCTTGACGCTTCGGTTCCGGCGGAGCGGGCGGCGTGGCTTTCGGCATGGGCGCGATGTCCGGGCGAGGAGATCATGGCGCATCCGGATTACGTGCGGCTCTTCGCCCGGCCGGGGGACAAGGCGCTGGCGGCGGTGGCGGAGACGGATCGGGGGGGTGTACTCTATCCGATCCTTCTGCGTCCTCTGGCGGCCGAGCCCTGGGCGGAGGGGGAACGTGCGTGGGATCTGACGAACGCTTACGGGTACGGGGGCCCGTTCGCGTGGGGGGTGACCCCCGAGGAGGCGGAGGCGTTCTGGGATGCCTTCGACGCCTGGGCGACCGAGCAGGGCGTGGCGACCGCCTTCTCCCGGCTGAGCGTCTTCGAAGACCGCCTTCTCCCGTGGCGGGGCGAGCGTGTCCTTCACGGGCCGGTGATCGTCCGCGCGCTGGATCTCCCGGAGAAGGAGCTGCTCCGGGATTATGTCCAGAAGACGGCCGACCAGGTTCGACGGTACCTTCGCGGGGGGCTGGAGTTCGACTTCGACCTCGACGGGCGCCGTCTCGAAGAGTTCATGCGTCTTTACGGAGACACGATGGATCGACGGCAGGCGTCGGCGTTCTACCGTTTCCCCCGTTCCTTCTTCGAAGCGCTGGCGCGGGATCTCCGCGGGCGGTTCGCCGTGGCCAGCGTCTCGCTGAGGGGGGAGGTGGTCTCCTGCGACCTCATGCTTTTCTCCAAGGAGGAGGTTTGGGGCTTTCTTCTCGGGACCCGGGCGGACGCGCTGGCGCTTCACGTCAACGAATACATGAGGCACCGGACGTTCCTTCGGTGCCGCGAGTTGGGCAGGAAACGCTACGTGCTCGGCGGCGGATACCGGCCGGGCGACGGAATCCTTCACTTCAAGAGAACGTTCGCGCCCCGGGGCGAGATGCCGTTTCACCTCGCGCGCCGGGTCTATGACGCGCCGGCGGTGGAGAGGCTTGTCGCGCGCCGGGCGGCCTGGGAGCGCGCGCGGGGGACCTCCTGGAGCCCCGATCCCGGATTCTTCCCGCCCTATCGAGCCTGA
- a CDS encoding sugar transferase, which produces MNAHLAIDVRAARSRAPAPARPRLRVVHVTTVPETLAFLAGQAAAWTARGIEMHAVSAPGPALEAFGRREGVRVHSVPMSRRIAPAEDLRALAALTRLFRDLRPDVVHGHTPKGGLLAMAAAAAAGVRGRLYTLHGLPLETAAGIRRAILRTTERIAGALARRVHAVSFSLRRRALKEGLVRPEKLRVLGAGTVNGVDTDVFAPAPEEGKAFRRAWGIPESARVVGFVGRVVRDKGVGDLVSAWRRLREEFPDLHLLVVGPMEPQDPIPEEARKALGSDRRVRLTGALDRTRPAYAAMDVVVLPTYREGFPQVPLEAAAMGLPVVTTRVTGAVDAVMEGVTGTLVPPRNPEALAAAIRRYLADEALRRRHGEAGRRRARRDFRPARLQEETAAEYFDLAGRRVRTPDRRPARGRPLERLVKRIMDVAGAVGGLVALSPVLALAAAAVRWTMGPPILFRQVRPGRRGRPFTLYKFRTMRPGKGPDAERVTPLGRLLRALSLDELPQLWNVLRGDMSLVGPRPLLMEYLGRYSPEQARRHDVPPGLTGWTQVNGRNGISWDEKFALDLWYVDHWSLALDLRILARTFGRVFARSGVDGPGNRTYPDFMNEAPSAEGDGR; this is translated from the coding sequence ATGAACGCGCACCTTGCCATCGACGTTCGGGCGGCCCGTTCGAGGGCGCCGGCGCCCGCGCGGCCGCGCCTGCGGGTCGTGCACGTGACGACGGTTCCGGAGACGCTGGCCTTCCTCGCCGGGCAGGCCGCCGCGTGGACGGCGCGCGGCATCGAGATGCACGCCGTGTCCGCTCCGGGGCCGGCGCTGGAGGCGTTCGGCCGCCGGGAAGGGGTGCGCGTGCATTCGGTGCCGATGTCGCGCCGGATCGCCCCGGCGGAGGACCTTCGCGCGCTGGCGGCCTTGACGCGGCTCTTTCGGGACTTGCGGCCGGACGTCGTTCACGGTCATACGCCGAAGGGAGGACTCCTGGCGATGGCGGCGGCCGCGGCGGCGGGCGTGAGGGGGCGTCTTTACACGCTCCACGGCCTTCCGCTGGAAACCGCCGCGGGGATCCGCCGGGCGATCCTGAGGACCACGGAGCGGATCGCCGGGGCGCTGGCGCGGCGCGTTCATGCGGTCAGCTTCTCGCTCCGGCGGCGGGCGCTGAAGGAGGGACTGGTCCGTCCGGAGAAGCTCAGGGTGCTCGGGGCCGGCACGGTCAACGGCGTGGATACGGACGTTTTCGCCCCGGCGCCGGAGGAAGGAAAGGCGTTCCGGCGCGCCTGGGGCATTCCGGAGTCGGCGCGCGTGGTGGGCTTCGTGGGGCGCGTGGTCCGGGACAAAGGCGTGGGTGACCTCGTCTCGGCGTGGCGGCGGCTGCGCGAAGAGTTTCCGGATCTTCATCTCCTCGTCGTGGGTCCGATGGAGCCGCAGGACCCGATTCCGGAGGAAGCCCGCAAGGCGCTGGGGTCCGACCGCCGCGTGCGGCTGACGGGCGCGCTCGACCGGACCCGGCCGGCCTACGCGGCGATGGACGTGGTGGTCCTTCCGACCTACCGGGAAGGTTTTCCTCAGGTTCCGCTCGAGGCGGCCGCCATGGGGCTTCCGGTGGTGACGACGCGGGTGACGGGAGCGGTGGACGCCGTCATGGAAGGAGTCACGGGGACGCTCGTTCCGCCCCGGAATCCGGAGGCCCTGGCGGCCGCGATCCGGCGGTATCTGGCCGACGAGGCGCTTCGCCGGCGCCACGGCGAGGCGGGGCGGCGGCGGGCGCGGCGGGACTTCCGGCCGGCGAGGCTGCAGGAGGAGACGGCGGCGGAATACTTCGATCTTGCGGGGCGGCGCGTTCGGACGCCGGATCGGAGGCCCGCGCGCGGCCGGCCGCTCGAACGGCTGGTCAAGAGGATCATGGACGTCGCGGGAGCGGTCGGGGGACTTGTGGCTCTGTCGCCGGTTCTGGCGCTTGCGGCCGCGGCGGTTCGGTGGACGATGGGACCGCCGATCCTCTTCCGGCAAGTCCGGCCGGGGCGCCGCGGCCGGCCGTTCACGCTTTACAAGTTCCGCACGATGCGCCCCGGGAAGGGGCCGGACGCCGAGCGGGTGACGCCTCTGGGGCGGCTTCTGCGGGCCCTGAGCCTGGACGAGCTGCCTCAGCTCTGGAACGTCCTGCGGGGGGACATGAGTCTGGTGGGTCCGCGGCCGCTCCTGATGGAGTATCTGGGCCGCTACTCGCCGGAACAGGCCCGCCGCCATGACGTGCCGCCGGGCCTTACGGGCTGGACGCAGGTGAACGGAAGGAACGGCATCTCCTGGGACGAGAAGTTCGCTCTGGACCTCTGGTACGTGGACCACTGGTCGCTGGCTTTGGACCTTCGGATTCTGGCGAGGACGTTCGGCCGGGTGTTCGCGCGATCCGGGGTGGACGGTCCCGGGAATCGCACGTATCCGGATTTCATGAACGAGGCGCCTTCGGCGGAAGGAGATGGACGATGA
- a CDS encoding lipopolysaccharide biosynthesis protein, with protein MIRAVLERPRPAAPPAEAPPLRRNVAWILGGYAAAMSCQWGMLAVLARWGSAQDVGRFGVALAAAGPAALFSQLGLRKLLATDAQGTFAFGHYLGLRLASGAMLGAALAALAVAGPYSDRTAAAILAMGAAKAIEGVSDILCGLFQREERMDLLGRSLAARGMVGGAGLAAAFAATGSVAWGVAGLAAGGAAVLALHDLPASRRLLGTPVRPLWAPGALARLAGAAFPLGVVTFLGAALAAFPVFLLERFAGEAAAGVFTALAYLPAGANRVVSALGEASAPRLARRYAAGAGAAFGKDVLRLAGAAAGVGAAGVLGAAAAGGPLLGALYGSAYAGYGALLTGLMLAGLVGNVQTALEYALTAARRLRIQPVLYAVSAGLSALLGTWLIPRFGVAGAAWTQGAVALWGAGAALAALAGGRGGRG; from the coding sequence ATGATCCGCGCCGTCCTGGAGCGCCCGCGCCCGGCCGCGCCGCCGGCGGAGGCCCCGCCGTTGCGCCGGAACGTCGCGTGGATCCTCGGCGGCTACGCGGCGGCGATGTCCTGCCAATGGGGAATGCTGGCGGTCCTGGCGCGGTGGGGATCCGCGCAGGACGTGGGCCGCTTCGGAGTGGCGCTCGCGGCGGCGGGCCCCGCGGCCCTGTTCTCGCAACTCGGGCTCCGAAAGCTTCTGGCCACGGACGCGCAAGGGACGTTCGCGTTCGGGCACTATCTGGGACTGCGCCTCGCGTCCGGCGCGATGCTCGGGGCGGCGCTGGCGGCGCTGGCGGTCGCCGGACCGTATTCGGACCGGACGGCCGCGGCGATCCTCGCCATGGGCGCCGCCAAGGCGATCGAGGGAGTGAGCGACATCCTCTGCGGCCTCTTCCAGCGGGAGGAGCGCATGGATCTTCTGGGGCGTTCGCTGGCGGCGCGCGGAATGGTCGGAGGCGCGGGCCTTGCGGCGGCCTTTGCGGCCACCGGGAGCGTGGCCTGGGGCGTCGCGGGACTGGCCGCCGGCGGCGCGGCGGTTCTGGCGCTTCACGATCTTCCCGCGTCGCGGCGTCTGCTGGGGACTCCGGTCCGGCCGTTGTGGGCGCCCGGCGCGCTGGCGCGGCTGGCGGGCGCGGCGTTTCCCCTGGGGGTCGTGACCTTCCTTGGAGCGGCGTTGGCGGCGTTTCCCGTTTTTCTCCTCGAACGCTTCGCGGGGGAAGCCGCCGCGGGGGTGTTTACGGCGCTGGCCTATCTGCCGGCGGGGGCCAACCGGGTCGTGAGCGCCCTGGGGGAGGCGAGCGCCCCGCGGCTGGCCCGGCGTTATGCGGCCGGAGCGGGCGCGGCCTTCGGGAAGGACGTCCTGCGGCTGGCCGGCGCGGCGGCGGGGGTGGGCGCGGCGGGCGTCCTTGGTGCGGCCGCGGCGGGGGGGCCCCTCCTGGGAGCGCTCTACGGAAGCGCGTACGCCGGATACGGAGCCCTCCTGACGGGACTGATGCTGGCCGGACTGGTGGGCAACGTCCAGACGGCGCTCGAATACGCGCTCACCGCGGCGCGGCGCCTGCGGATTCAGCCCGTCCTCTACGCCGTTTCCGCGGGGCTCTCGGCGCTGCTGGGGACGTGGCTCATCCCGCGGTTCGGGGTCGCCGGGGCGGCGTGGACCCAGGGAGCCGTGGCGCTGTGGGGAGCGGGGGCGGCGCTGGCGGCGCTCGCCGGCGGCCGGGGAGGGCGGGGATGA